A portion of the Manihot esculenta cultivar AM560-2 chromosome 2, M.esculenta_v8, whole genome shotgun sequence genome contains these proteins:
- the LOC110608775 gene encoding protein FEZ, giving the protein MKRIMEEKNDVDKIEDAMLPGFRFHPTDEELVGFYLKRKIQQQPLPIELIKQVDIYKYDPWDLPKLATTGEKEWYFYCPRDRKYRNSARPNRVTGAGFWKATGTDRPIYSSDGTKCIGLKKSLVFYRGRAAKGIKTDWMMHEFRLPTLAEPSPPKKLLDKSLPPNDAWAICRIFKKANSMAQRALNISWVSQLSDTAASDILNQGPQSTQFISENISCTTEIGSVFQMCSNDLQQASSANFSALDISSYKPITTTVDKPSLFPVSNGDLPNNFMFSPIEMPAPAKCTIDAPMLVNHDLMVDVNKASESMDYDGSQHQFNGFSISLHQDTQGSVGAEDGETGLRKNPSGFHDNSQWENMQSIGFPFSLPSNIPDDWKSNLPWDSPPCPSEMSSNYSANKCYT; this is encoded by the exons ATGAAGAGGATCATGGAAGAAAAGAATGATGTTGATAAGATTGAGGATGCGATGTTGCCTGGATTTCGGTTTCATCCAACAGATGAGGAACTAGTTGGTTTTTACCTGAAGAGAAAGATACAACAGCAACCTCTGCCTATTGAATTGATTAAGCAAGTGGATATCTACAAATATGATCCCTGGGATCTTCCAA AGCTGGCGACTACAGGGGAAAAAGAGTGGTATTTCTACTGTCCAAGAGATCGTAAATACAGGAACAGTGCAAGGCCAAATCGAGTCACAGGAGCTGGGTTTTGGAAGGCAACTGGAACAGATCGTCCTATTTACTCCTCTGATGGAACCAAGTGCATAGGTTTAAAGAAGTCCCTGGTTTTCTACAGAGGTAGAGCTGCCAAAGGGATCAAGACTGACTGGATGATGCATGAGTTTCGACTACCTACTCTTGCAGAACCATCACCTCCAAAGAAGCTCCTAGACAAAAGCCTTCCTCCAAAC GATGCATGGGCTATATGTAGGATATTCAAGAAAGCCAACTCTATGGCACAAAGAGCTCTTAATATCTCCTGGGTCTCCCAACTATCAGATACTGCAGCATCTGATATACTTAATCAAGGACCACAAAGCACTCAGTTCATTTCAGAGAACATTTCTTGCACCACTGAAATTGGATCAGTTTTCCAAATGTGCTCTAATGATTTACAACAAGCCTCTTCTGCAAACTTTTCTGCTTTAGATATATCCTCCTACAAACCCATTACAACCACTGTTGACAAGCCATCTCTATTTCCTGTTTCAAATGGAGACCTACCCAACAACTTCATGTTTTCACCAATTGAAATGCCAGCTCCTGCCAAGTGTACAATTGATGCTCCTATGCTAGTGAACCATGACTTGATGGTTGATGTAAACAAAGCTTCAGAAAGTATGGACTACGATGGGTCACAGCACCAGTTCAATGGTTTCTCAATCAGTCTGCACCAAGATACACAAGGTAGTGTGGGTGCAGAAGATGGTGAAACAGGCTTGAGGAAGAATCCTAGTGGATTTCATGATAATAGCCAGTGGGAGAATATGCAATCCATTGGATTCCCCTTCAGTTTACCCTCAAATATACCAGATGACTGGAAGTCAAATCTCCCATGGGATTCACCACCCTGTCCTAGTGAGATGTCCTCCAATTATTCTGCAAACAAATGCTATACTTAA
- the LOC110605277 gene encoding 60S ribosomal protein L34 yields the protein MVQRLTYRKRHSYATKSNQHRIVKTPGGKLVYQTTKKRASGPKCPVTGKRIQGIPHLRPAEYKRSRLSRNRRTVNRAYGGVLSGSAVRERIIRAFLVEEQKIVKKVLKIQKAKEKQASRS from the exons ATGGTTCAGCGACTCACTTATAGGAAAAGGCACAGCTATGCCACCAAATCTAATCAGCACCGCATCGttaaaaccccgg GCGGAAAATTGGTGTATCAGACCACCAAGAAGAGAGCAAGTGGGCCTAAGTGTCCTGTCACTGGCAAGCGAATTCAAGGG ATCCCTCACCTGAGACCTGCCGAGTACAAGAGATCTAGATTGTCCAGGAACCGGCGCACTGTCAATCGTGCCTATGGTGGCGTATTGTCTGGAAGTGCTGTCAGGGAAAG AATTATCCGAGCCTTCTTGGTGGAAGAGCAAAAGATAGTAAAGAAGGTGTTGAAGATTCAAAAGGCAAAGGAAAAGCAAGCGTCAAGGAGCTAA
- the LOC110607353 gene encoding uncharacterized protein LOC110607353 isoform X3: MEQEPEAEEPEVGTTECRSTTENADLEEETPKFFFKFQFQTYREDCERDFSNFVSSRTTNKYEFSSGKDSSLYLEKPETFSLRVKELYADSIDGSISNTDTAKDKILPGENFGEQKAEVESTREERKENSADGACKEEVSGKLESETCIEGSIWRKGISVVAEHTELSDQQVSRDDDQFLSEKDFIAQDYHSDSDSITSSHEIISRFAASSGDGFLSDKDFEDAFEVDIMGNIGREKAELIGDLETEDMNSQHLSAGYEPDDFGDEDSDILEEFKHLDDSNMHETEQLADEKDVEEQEFGCSDKQPTNSLDSCEDSNGLEILWEHQDLIEQLKMELKKVRATGLPTILEEDESPKIMEDLKPWKIDEKFQHEDRMDELHKFYKSYRERMRKFDILNYQKMYAMGFLQSKDPLKSISRRKASGPALTSLVSQKFLLGKRKKSNSDPMTSFIRELHSDLEMVYVGQMCLSWEILHWQYQKALEIWDLDPYGMRRYNEVAGEFQQFQVLMQRFLENEPFEGPRVQNYVKNRCILRNLLQVPVIREDCIKDKKARRRMKDDDAITSDNLVEMIEESIRIFWRFLRADKDAYYATPKSRRGTQIEPQDPTELELVTEVRASLQKKEKKLKDILRSGNCILRKFQKRHEDSSSEQVLYFFSQVDMKLVSRVLNMSKLTTDKLIWCRNKLNNINFVSRKIHVETSFLLFPC; the protein is encoded by the exons ATGGAGCAGGAACCTGAAGCTGAAGAACCAGAAGTTGGTACCACTGAATGTAGAAGCACAACAGAAAATGCTGATTTAGAAGAAGAGACACCTAAATTCTTTTTCAAATTTCAGTTCCAGACTTACAGAGAGGATTGTGAGCGAGATTTCTCAAATTTTGTATCCTCTAGAACCACCAATAAGTATGAGTTCTCTTCCGGGAAAGATTCAAGTCTATATTTGGAGAAGCCAGAGACTTTTAGTCTTAGGGTGAAAGAGTTATATGCTGATTCTATTGATGGTTCTATTAGCAACACAGATACTGCGAAAGATAAAATTTTACCCGGTGAGAACTTCGGGGAGCAGAAAGCAGAAGTAGAATCTACTCGAgaggagagaaaagaaaattctgCTGATGGTGCATGTAAAGAAGAGGTGTCAGGGAAGCTCGagtctgaaacatgcattgaaGGGTCTATTTGGCGGAAGGGAATATCAGTTGTTGCAGAGCACACTGAGTTGAGCGATCAACAAGTTTCAAGAGATGATGATCAGTTTCTATCAGAGAAGGACTTTATTGCTCAAGATTATCATTCTGATTCTGATTCGATTACTTCAAGCCATGAGATTATAAGTCGTTTTGCAGCTTCATCCGGCGATGGCTTCTTGTCAGATAAAGATTTTGAAGATGCATTTGAAGTTGATATTATGGGTAACATTGGAAGGGAGAAGGCAGAATTAATAGGGGATTTGGAGACGGAGGATATGAATTCGCAGCATTTAAGTGCTGGCTATGAACCTGATGACTTTGGGGATGAAGATAGTGATATATTGGAGGAGTTTAAACATCTAGACGACTCCAATATGCATGAAACAGAACAGTTGGCTGACGAAAAAGATGTTGAAGAACAAGAATTTGGTTGCAGTGACAAGCAACCTACTAATAGCTTAGACAGTTGTGAAGATTCAAATGGGTTGGAAATTTTATGGGAACATCAAGATTTGATAGAACAGCTGAAGATGGAGCTGAAAAAGGTCCGAGCTACAGGTCTGCCAACCATCTTGGAAGAAGACGAGTCACCAAAAATAATGGAAGATTTAAAGCCATGGAAGATTGATGAGAAGTTCCAGCATGAAGATAGAATGGATGAGCTCCACAAGTTCTACAAGAGTTACAGAGAACGCATGCGGAAATTTGATATCCTGAATTACCAGAAAATGTATGCAATGG GCTTTCTTCAATCGAAGGACCCACTTAAATCAATTTCAAGGCGTAAAGCCTCAGGACCAGCATTGACATCCCTTGTTTCACAGAAATTCCTGCTAGGCAAGCGTAAAAAATCCAATTCTGATCCAATGACGAGCTTCATTAGAGAATTGCATAGTGATTTGGAAATGGTTTATGTTGGTCAAATGTGTCTCTCATGGGAAATCCTTCATTGGCAGTATCAGAAGGCACTGGAGATTTGGGATTTGGACCCTTATGGAATGCGTAGATACAATGAAGTTGCTGGTGAATTTCAACAATTTCAAGTACTCATGCAGAGATTTTTAGAGAATGAACCTTTCGAAGGACCTAGAGTACAAAATTATGTCAAGAATCGCTGCATTCTGCGTAATCTCCTTCAAGTTCCAGTGATAAGGG AGGACTGTATAAAGGATAAGAAGGCACGAAGAAGAATGAAGGACGATGATGCAATAACAAGTGATAATCTAGTAGAGATGATAGAAGAATCAATAAGAATTTTCTGGCGATTTCTCCGAGCTGATAAAGACGCATATTATGCGACTCCAAAGAGTCGAAGAGGAACTCAAATCGAGCCCCAAGATCCCACTGAACTAGAACTTGTGACAGAAGTCAGAGCGAGTCTGCAAAAG aaggagaagaagctTAAAGACATATTGAGGAGTGGGAATTGCATACTGAGAAAGTTCCAGAAACGTCATGAAGACAGTAGTTCAGAGCAAGTTCTCTACTTCTTCTCACAAGTAGATATGAAGTTAGTGTCTAGGGTGCTTAACATGTCGAAATTAACAACGGATAAACTAATATGGTGTCGCAACAAATTGAACAATATCAATTTCGTTAGCAGGAAGATACACGTAGAGACATCATTTTTGCTTTTTCCTTGCTGA
- the LOC110607353 gene encoding uncharacterized protein LOC110607353 isoform X1: MGSLNGFLHQKLIPFAGFFWVSVSALFLILFDFFNRTIFRYSFISFSFPPFLKLHEIVFQHNSIPTFISRVEGNSFQTINSKCLEFNPNCAEHEAEAKELELISDFMEQEPEAEEPEVGTTECRSTTENADLEEETPKFFFKFQFQTYREDCERDFSNFVSSRTTNKYEFSSGKDSSLYLEKPETFSLRVKELYADSIDGSISNTDTAKDKILPGENFGEQKAEVESTREERKENSADGACKEEVSGKLESETCIEGSIWRKGISVVAEHTELSDQQVSRDDDQFLSEKDFIAQDYHSDSDSITSSHEIISRFAASSGDGFLSDKDFEDAFEVDIMGNIGREKAELIGDLETEDMNSQHLSAGYEPDDFGDEDSDILEEFKHLDDSNMHETEQLADEKDVEEQEFGCSDKQPTNSLDSCEDSNGLEILWEHQDLIEQLKMELKKVRATGLPTILEEDESPKIMEDLKPWKIDEKFQHEDRMDELHKFYKSYRERMRKFDILNYQKMYAMGFLQSKDPLKSISRRKASGPALTSLVSQKFLLGKRKKSNSDPMTSFIRELHSDLEMVYVGQMCLSWEILHWQYQKALEIWDLDPYGMRRYNEVAGEFQQFQVLMQRFLENEPFEGPRVQNYVKNRCILRNLLQVPVIREDCIKDKKARRRMKDDDAITSDNLVEMIEESIRIFWRFLRADKDAYYATPKSRRGTQIEPQDPTELELVTEVRASLQKKEKKLKDILRSGNCILRKFQKRHEDSSSEQVLYFFSQVDMKLVSRVLNMSKLTTDKLIWCRNKLNNINFVSRKIHVETSFLLFPC, encoded by the exons ATGGGTTCTCTTAATGGTTTTCTCCATCAAAAGCTGATTCCCTTTGCAGGCTTTTTCTGGGTCTCTGTTTCAGCTCTTTTCCTTATTCTGTTTGATTTCTTCAATAGGACCATTTTCAGGTATTCatttatttccttttcttttcctccgttTCTAAAACTTCATGAGATAGTCTTTCAACATAACTCTATTCCCACTTTCATTTCCAGGGTGGAAGGAAACAGCTTTCAAACAATCAATTCAAAATGTTTAGAATTCAATCCGAATTGTGCAGAGCATGAAGCTGAAGCGAAGGAACTGGAACTCATCTCCGATTTTATGGAGCAGGAACCTGAAGCTGAAGAACCAGAAGTTGGTACCACTGAATGTAGAAGCACAACAGAAAATGCTGATTTAGAAGAAGAGACACCTAAATTCTTTTTCAAATTTCAGTTCCAGACTTACAGAGAGGATTGTGAGCGAGATTTCTCAAATTTTGTATCCTCTAGAACCACCAATAAGTATGAGTTCTCTTCCGGGAAAGATTCAAGTCTATATTTGGAGAAGCCAGAGACTTTTAGTCTTAGGGTGAAAGAGTTATATGCTGATTCTATTGATGGTTCTATTAGCAACACAGATACTGCGAAAGATAAAATTTTACCCGGTGAGAACTTCGGGGAGCAGAAAGCAGAAGTAGAATCTACTCGAgaggagagaaaagaaaattctgCTGATGGTGCATGTAAAGAAGAGGTGTCAGGGAAGCTCGagtctgaaacatgcattgaaGGGTCTATTTGGCGGAAGGGAATATCAGTTGTTGCAGAGCACACTGAGTTGAGCGATCAACAAGTTTCAAGAGATGATGATCAGTTTCTATCAGAGAAGGACTTTATTGCTCAAGATTATCATTCTGATTCTGATTCGATTACTTCAAGCCATGAGATTATAAGTCGTTTTGCAGCTTCATCCGGCGATGGCTTCTTGTCAGATAAAGATTTTGAAGATGCATTTGAAGTTGATATTATGGGTAACATTGGAAGGGAGAAGGCAGAATTAATAGGGGATTTGGAGACGGAGGATATGAATTCGCAGCATTTAAGTGCTGGCTATGAACCTGATGACTTTGGGGATGAAGATAGTGATATATTGGAGGAGTTTAAACATCTAGACGACTCCAATATGCATGAAACAGAACAGTTGGCTGACGAAAAAGATGTTGAAGAACAAGAATTTGGTTGCAGTGACAAGCAACCTACTAATAGCTTAGACAGTTGTGAAGATTCAAATGGGTTGGAAATTTTATGGGAACATCAAGATTTGATAGAACAGCTGAAGATGGAGCTGAAAAAGGTCCGAGCTACAGGTCTGCCAACCATCTTGGAAGAAGACGAGTCACCAAAAATAATGGAAGATTTAAAGCCATGGAAGATTGATGAGAAGTTCCAGCATGAAGATAGAATGGATGAGCTCCACAAGTTCTACAAGAGTTACAGAGAACGCATGCGGAAATTTGATATCCTGAATTACCAGAAAATGTATGCAATGG GCTTTCTTCAATCGAAGGACCCACTTAAATCAATTTCAAGGCGTAAAGCCTCAGGACCAGCATTGACATCCCTTGTTTCACAGAAATTCCTGCTAGGCAAGCGTAAAAAATCCAATTCTGATCCAATGACGAGCTTCATTAGAGAATTGCATAGTGATTTGGAAATGGTTTATGTTGGTCAAATGTGTCTCTCATGGGAAATCCTTCATTGGCAGTATCAGAAGGCACTGGAGATTTGGGATTTGGACCCTTATGGAATGCGTAGATACAATGAAGTTGCTGGTGAATTTCAACAATTTCAAGTACTCATGCAGAGATTTTTAGAGAATGAACCTTTCGAAGGACCTAGAGTACAAAATTATGTCAAGAATCGCTGCATTCTGCGTAATCTCCTTCAAGTTCCAGTGATAAGGG AGGACTGTATAAAGGATAAGAAGGCACGAAGAAGAATGAAGGACGATGATGCAATAACAAGTGATAATCTAGTAGAGATGATAGAAGAATCAATAAGAATTTTCTGGCGATTTCTCCGAGCTGATAAAGACGCATATTATGCGACTCCAAAGAGTCGAAGAGGAACTCAAATCGAGCCCCAAGATCCCACTGAACTAGAACTTGTGACAGAAGTCAGAGCGAGTCTGCAAAAG aaggagaagaagctTAAAGACATATTGAGGAGTGGGAATTGCATACTGAGAAAGTTCCAGAAACGTCATGAAGACAGTAGTTCAGAGCAAGTTCTCTACTTCTTCTCACAAGTAGATATGAAGTTAGTGTCTAGGGTGCTTAACATGTCGAAATTAACAACGGATAAACTAATATGGTGTCGCAACAAATTGAACAATATCAATTTCGTTAGCAGGAAGATACACGTAGAGACATCATTTTTGCTTTTTCCTTGCTGA
- the LOC110607353 gene encoding uncharacterized protein LOC110607353 isoform X2 encodes MGSLNGFLHQKLIPFAGFFWVSVSALFLILFDFFNRTIFRVEGNSFQTINSKCLEFNPNCAEHEAEAKELELISDFMEQEPEAEEPEVGTTECRSTTENADLEEETPKFFFKFQFQTYREDCERDFSNFVSSRTTNKYEFSSGKDSSLYLEKPETFSLRVKELYADSIDGSISNTDTAKDKILPGENFGEQKAEVESTREERKENSADGACKEEVSGKLESETCIEGSIWRKGISVVAEHTELSDQQVSRDDDQFLSEKDFIAQDYHSDSDSITSSHEIISRFAASSGDGFLSDKDFEDAFEVDIMGNIGREKAELIGDLETEDMNSQHLSAGYEPDDFGDEDSDILEEFKHLDDSNMHETEQLADEKDVEEQEFGCSDKQPTNSLDSCEDSNGLEILWEHQDLIEQLKMELKKVRATGLPTILEEDESPKIMEDLKPWKIDEKFQHEDRMDELHKFYKSYRERMRKFDILNYQKMYAMGFLQSKDPLKSISRRKASGPALTSLVSQKFLLGKRKKSNSDPMTSFIRELHSDLEMVYVGQMCLSWEILHWQYQKALEIWDLDPYGMRRYNEVAGEFQQFQVLMQRFLENEPFEGPRVQNYVKNRCILRNLLQVPVIREDCIKDKKARRRMKDDDAITSDNLVEMIEESIRIFWRFLRADKDAYYATPKSRRGTQIEPQDPTELELVTEVRASLQKKEKKLKDILRSGNCILRKFQKRHEDSSSEQVLYFFSQVDMKLVSRVLNMSKLTTDKLIWCRNKLNNINFVSRKIHVETSFLLFPC; translated from the exons ATGGGTTCTCTTAATGGTTTTCTCCATCAAAAGCTGATTCCCTTTGCAGGCTTTTTCTGGGTCTCTGTTTCAGCTCTTTTCCTTATTCTGTTTGATTTCTTCAATAGGACCATTTTCAG GGTGGAAGGAAACAGCTTTCAAACAATCAATTCAAAATGTTTAGAATTCAATCCGAATTGTGCAGAGCATGAAGCTGAAGCGAAGGAACTGGAACTCATCTCCGATTTTATGGAGCAGGAACCTGAAGCTGAAGAACCAGAAGTTGGTACCACTGAATGTAGAAGCACAACAGAAAATGCTGATTTAGAAGAAGAGACACCTAAATTCTTTTTCAAATTTCAGTTCCAGACTTACAGAGAGGATTGTGAGCGAGATTTCTCAAATTTTGTATCCTCTAGAACCACCAATAAGTATGAGTTCTCTTCCGGGAAAGATTCAAGTCTATATTTGGAGAAGCCAGAGACTTTTAGTCTTAGGGTGAAAGAGTTATATGCTGATTCTATTGATGGTTCTATTAGCAACACAGATACTGCGAAAGATAAAATTTTACCCGGTGAGAACTTCGGGGAGCAGAAAGCAGAAGTAGAATCTACTCGAgaggagagaaaagaaaattctgCTGATGGTGCATGTAAAGAAGAGGTGTCAGGGAAGCTCGagtctgaaacatgcattgaaGGGTCTATTTGGCGGAAGGGAATATCAGTTGTTGCAGAGCACACTGAGTTGAGCGATCAACAAGTTTCAAGAGATGATGATCAGTTTCTATCAGAGAAGGACTTTATTGCTCAAGATTATCATTCTGATTCTGATTCGATTACTTCAAGCCATGAGATTATAAGTCGTTTTGCAGCTTCATCCGGCGATGGCTTCTTGTCAGATAAAGATTTTGAAGATGCATTTGAAGTTGATATTATGGGTAACATTGGAAGGGAGAAGGCAGAATTAATAGGGGATTTGGAGACGGAGGATATGAATTCGCAGCATTTAAGTGCTGGCTATGAACCTGATGACTTTGGGGATGAAGATAGTGATATATTGGAGGAGTTTAAACATCTAGACGACTCCAATATGCATGAAACAGAACAGTTGGCTGACGAAAAAGATGTTGAAGAACAAGAATTTGGTTGCAGTGACAAGCAACCTACTAATAGCTTAGACAGTTGTGAAGATTCAAATGGGTTGGAAATTTTATGGGAACATCAAGATTTGATAGAACAGCTGAAGATGGAGCTGAAAAAGGTCCGAGCTACAGGTCTGCCAACCATCTTGGAAGAAGACGAGTCACCAAAAATAATGGAAGATTTAAAGCCATGGAAGATTGATGAGAAGTTCCAGCATGAAGATAGAATGGATGAGCTCCACAAGTTCTACAAGAGTTACAGAGAACGCATGCGGAAATTTGATATCCTGAATTACCAGAAAATGTATGCAATGG GCTTTCTTCAATCGAAGGACCCACTTAAATCAATTTCAAGGCGTAAAGCCTCAGGACCAGCATTGACATCCCTTGTTTCACAGAAATTCCTGCTAGGCAAGCGTAAAAAATCCAATTCTGATCCAATGACGAGCTTCATTAGAGAATTGCATAGTGATTTGGAAATGGTTTATGTTGGTCAAATGTGTCTCTCATGGGAAATCCTTCATTGGCAGTATCAGAAGGCACTGGAGATTTGGGATTTGGACCCTTATGGAATGCGTAGATACAATGAAGTTGCTGGTGAATTTCAACAATTTCAAGTACTCATGCAGAGATTTTTAGAGAATGAACCTTTCGAAGGACCTAGAGTACAAAATTATGTCAAGAATCGCTGCATTCTGCGTAATCTCCTTCAAGTTCCAGTGATAAGGG AGGACTGTATAAAGGATAAGAAGGCACGAAGAAGAATGAAGGACGATGATGCAATAACAAGTGATAATCTAGTAGAGATGATAGAAGAATCAATAAGAATTTTCTGGCGATTTCTCCGAGCTGATAAAGACGCATATTATGCGACTCCAAAGAGTCGAAGAGGAACTCAAATCGAGCCCCAAGATCCCACTGAACTAGAACTTGTGACAGAAGTCAGAGCGAGTCTGCAAAAG aaggagaagaagctTAAAGACATATTGAGGAGTGGGAATTGCATACTGAGAAAGTTCCAGAAACGTCATGAAGACAGTAGTTCAGAGCAAGTTCTCTACTTCTTCTCACAAGTAGATATGAAGTTAGTGTCTAGGGTGCTTAACATGTCGAAATTAACAACGGATAAACTAATATGGTGTCGCAACAAATTGAACAATATCAATTTCGTTAGCAGGAAGATACACGTAGAGACATCATTTTTGCTTTTTCCTTGCTGA
- the LOC110609678 gene encoding transcription factor MYB30, whose protein sequence is MGRSPCCNKLGMKKGPWTPEEDITLVSYIQEHGPGNWRAVPTNTGLLRCSKSCRLRWTNYLRPGIKRGNFTDHEEKMIIHLQALLGNRWAAIASYLPQRTDNDIKNYWNTHLKKKLKKLETTSHAGHSKNELTSSTVSQPISRGQWERRLQTDIHTAKQALYQALSPEKQSNLLTELQQSGGEHSYAKPASTYASSTENIAKLLKGWLRKTPKQTQTNLSATTQNSFNSITGTDSICSEGIPSKAEKNGIELEEAFQSLFGFDKSFEHSSNSDFSQTMSPDEASLFQDESKPNSSSQMPPFPLLERWLFNEEATQWKDYLGEVTLDESNLFFGTCF, encoded by the exons atgggtAGATCACCTTGCTGCAATAAGCTTGGGATGAAGAAAGGTCCATGGACTCCTGAAGAAGATATCACTTTGGTATCATACATTCAAGAACATGGTCCTGGGAATTGGAGAGCTGTGCCCACTAATACAG GGTTGCTTAGATGCAGTAAGAGTTGCAGGCTTAGATGGACTAATTACCTGAGGCCAGGGATCAAACGTGGCAATTTTACTGATCATGAGGAGAAGATGATAATCCACCTCCAAGCACTTCTAGGCAACAG GTGGGCAGCCATAGCTTCATACCTTCCACAGAGAACAGATAATGATATTAAAAACTATTGGAATACCCATTTGAAGAAGAAGCTCAAAAAGCTCGAAACTACAAGCCATGCAGGTCACTCGAAGAATGAGCTAACTTCATCAACAGTTTCACAGCCAATCTCTAGAGGTCAGTGGGAGAGAAGGCTTCAAACTGATATCCACACAGCCAAGCAAGCTCTATACCAGGCACTGTCACCAGAGAAACAAAGCAACTTATTAACTGAGTTGCAACAGTCTGGAGGGGAGCATTCTTATGCCAAACCAGCATCAACTTACGCATCAAGCACTGAAAATATAGCCAAGTTGCTTAAAGGGTGGTTGAGAAAAACACCTAAGCAAACCCAAACGAACTTATCAGCAACTACGCAGAATTCTTTCAACAGCATAACTGGGACTGATTCTATATGTAGTGAAGGGATTCCAAGTAAAGCTGAAAAAAATGGGATTGAATTAGAAGAAGCATTTCAATCACTTTTCGGTTTTGATAAGTCCTTTGAACATTCTTCAAATTCAGATTTTTCTCAGACAATGTCACCTGATGAGGCTAGCCTTTTCCAAGATGAAAGCAAACCAAATTCTAGTTCCCAGATGCCACCATTCCCATTGCTTGAGAGGTGGCTCTTCAATGAAGAAGCTACACAATGGAAGGACTATCTTGGTGAAGTCACACTAGATGAAAGTAATCTTTTCTTTGGAACTTGCTTTTAG
- the LOC110609960 gene encoding mini zinc finger protein 2, with amino-acid sequence MRKRQVVVRREEPSSRRSSSSSITIRSVRYGECQKNHAANVGGYAVDGCREFMASGEEGTDAALTCAACGCHRNFHRREVETEVVCDCSSPSSNGFEG; translated from the coding sequence ATGAGGAAGCGGCAAGTGGTGGTGAGAAGAGAAGAACCTTCATCAAGACGGTCCTCTTCTTCATCGATCACCATTAGGAGTGTTAGATATGGAGAGTGCCAAAAGAATCATGCTGCTAATGTTGGAGGTTATGCTGTTGATGGTTGCAGAGAGTTCATGGCTAGTGGTGAGGAAGGCACAGATGCTGCACTCACTTGTGCTGCTTGTGGCTGCCACAGGAACTTCCACAGAAGAGAAGTGGAGACTGAGGTAGTCTGCGATTGTTCTTCGCCTTCTTCAAATGGATTTGAGGGTTAA
- the LOC110602953 gene encoding zinc-finger homeodomain protein 10 — MDIAPTTTSTTTNNNTITNTATAKSPDQETETPTRIQSAKPLSFTNGVLKRHNSQQHHHHHLAAPPVVITYKECLKNHAASLGGHALDGCGEFMPSPTANHNDPTSIKCAACGCHRNFHRREPEDSPPPTNTTTTIEYQPHHRHHPPPPPPQAIPQPYRSPNSASPPPISSSYPSAPHMLLALSGGVSAGLNDNSTIHVPGSSSARKRFRTKFSQSQKERMYQFSEKVGWKIQKRDEDLIQEFCNEVGVDKGVLKVWMHNNKNTFGKRDANGNGVRSNDLENAHHTPTDTPTTATTNNNDSSENVNHHNLFENDNVAHVGTNGSSSSS, encoded by the coding sequence ATGGACATAGCCCCAACAAcaacctccaccaccaccaacaACAATACCATCACAAATACCGCAACTGCAAAATCCCCTGACCAGGAAACGGAAACGCCTACCCGGATCCAATCTGCTAAGCCTTTATCCTTCACCAACGGTGTTCTTAAGCGCCATAATTCCCAGCAgcatcaccaccaccacctcgcTGCTCCTCCGGTAGTCATAACTTACAAAGAATGCCTCAAGAACCACGCTGCTTCATTAGGTGGTCATGCTCTAGATGGCTGTGGAGAGTTCATGCCTTCTCCTACCGCTAACCACAACGACCCCACTTCCATAAAATGTGCTGCCTGCGGTTGCCACCGTAATTTCCATCGCCGTGAACCAGAAGATTCCCCTCCACCCACTAATACTACCACTACCATTGAGTACCAGCCCCACCACCGTCACCACCCACCGCCCCCACCTCCGCAAGCAATACCGCAACCTTATCGAAGCCCCAATTCCGCATCTCCACCGCCGATCTCCTCCTCTTACCCCTCTGCTCCGCACATGCTGTTGGCGCTCTCAGGGGGTGTATCTGCAGGTTTAAATGACAATTCGACAATACATGTTCCAGGTAGTTCTTCGGCGAGAAAACGTTTCAGGACCAAGTTTAGCCAGAGCCAGAAAGAGAGAATGTACCAGTTCTCAGAGAAAGTGGGCTGGAAAATACAGAAAAGGGACGAAGATTTGATTCAAGAATTCTGCAATGAAGTTGGGGTTGACAAAGGCGTCTTAAAAGTGTGGATGCATAATAACAAGAATACTTTCGGCAAGAGGGATGCTAATGGGAATGGTGTTAGAAGCAATGATCTTGAAAACGCCCACCACACTCCCACTGACACTCCGACCACCGCCACTACCAACAACAATGACAGCAGCGAGAACGTGAATCATCACAACCTCTTTGAGAATGATAATGTTGCGCATGTCGGCACTAATGGGTCGTCTTCGTCTTCTTGA